In Acidobacteriota bacterium, one genomic interval encodes:
- a CDS encoding aldehyde dehydrogenase family protein codes for MRMFVQGEWTETPQLIEVRNPYDDSVVDTVPKAGAADVDAALAGAVEGARVMRNMPAYDRSRILTRAADIMEERTEELARTISSEEGKILAEARIEAVRAAEIIRLSGEEAKRITGEVLPLDAAPGCAGRLGFTLRVPCGVVAAITPFNFPLHLVCHKVGPGLAGGNAVVVKPATDTPLSALKLVEILLEAGTPPQALACLTGPGSEVGDFLSGDPRVRKISFTGSYEVGDHICRVAGMKKVTMELGSNAPLLVMDDADLDKVAAATVATGYANAGQVCISAQRVLAADRIYDDFLDRLKTGVENIRIGDQLQDGTTMGPLVRESDAIRVSNWIQEAANGGARLLTGGARNGALVEPAILADVDPAMKISCDELFGPAVAVNRFDDIDQAIDMANDTRYGLSAAIFTQDIDRALRFAQEVDSGNLHINWGTQWRADLMPYGGLKDSGMGKEGPRYAVEEMTESKMVVVHLDG; via the coding sequence ATGAGAATGTTCGTACAAGGTGAGTGGACCGAGACCCCGCAACTGATCGAAGTCAGGAATCCTTACGACGACTCGGTGGTGGACACCGTCCCCAAGGCCGGGGCCGCCGACGTGGACGCGGCGTTGGCGGGCGCCGTCGAGGGGGCCCGCGTGATGCGGAACATGCCTGCTTACGACCGGTCGCGAATCCTGACCAGGGCGGCGGACATCATGGAGGAGCGGACCGAGGAACTGGCCCGGACCATCAGCTCCGAGGAGGGCAAGATCCTGGCGGAAGCACGGATCGAAGCGGTACGCGCGGCCGAGATCATCCGGCTTTCGGGTGAGGAGGCCAAGAGGATCACCGGCGAGGTGCTCCCCCTCGACGCGGCCCCCGGTTGCGCCGGACGCCTCGGCTTCACGCTCCGGGTGCCCTGCGGCGTGGTGGCGGCCATCACGCCGTTCAACTTTCCGTTGCACCTGGTCTGCCACAAGGTGGGACCCGGACTGGCCGGCGGCAACGCCGTCGTGGTCAAGCCGGCCACCGACACGCCCCTGTCGGCCCTCAAGCTGGTGGAGATCCTGCTGGAAGCGGGGACGCCGCCCCAGGCCCTGGCCTGCCTGACGGGTCCCGGCAGCGAGGTGGGCGACTTTCTCTCGGGCGACCCTCGAGTCCGCAAGATCAGCTTCACCGGCAGCTACGAAGTGGGGGACCACATCTGCCGGGTTGCCGGAATGAAGAAGGTCACCATGGAACTGGGGTCCAACGCCCCGCTGTTGGTTATGGACGACGCCGATCTGGACAAGGTGGCCGCGGCCACGGTGGCCACCGGATACGCCAATGCGGGACAGGTCTGCATCTCGGCCCAGCGGGTTCTGGCAGCGGACCGGATCTACGACGATTTCCTGGATCGTCTCAAGACGGGCGTCGAGAACATTCGCATCGGAGATCAGCTCCAGGACGGGACCACCATGGGGCCGCTGGTTCGGGAATCGGACGCCATCCGCGTGTCCAACTGGATTCAGGAAGCCGCGAACGGGGGAGCCCGCCTGCTCACCGGAGGAGCCCGCAACGGGGCCCTGGTGGAACCGGCCATCCTGGCCGACGTGGACCCGGCCATGAAGATCAGTTGCGATGAGCTCTTCGGCCCCGCCGTGGCCGTGAATCGCTTCGACGACATCGACCAGGCCATCGACATGGCCAACGACACCCGCTACGGCCTTTCGGCGGCCATCTTCACCCAGGACATCGACCGGGCCCTGCGATTCGCCCAGGAAGTGGACAGCGGCAACCTGCACATCAACTGGGGCACCCAGTGGAGGGCCGACCTCATGCCCTACGGAGGCCTCAAGGACAGCGGCATGGGCAAGGAAGGCCCCCGTTACGCCGTGGAAGAGATGACCGAGTCCAAGATGGTCGTCGTCCACCTCGACGGCTAA
- a CDS encoding CBS domain-containing protein has product MKVIKLAQVPPPSVKVDATVLSAAMSMRNARIGAAAVLEGDELVGIFSERDVMVRVVVPRLDPEATTVRDVMTTAVQTVGEEAEAGEALELMVARHIRHLPVVNSENRVTGLLSVRNLLQHHIEELADQLNSLEAYFSADGPGG; this is encoded by the coding sequence ATGAAGGTGATCAAGTTGGCTCAGGTGCCGCCCCCGAGTGTGAAGGTCGACGCGACGGTGCTTTCGGCCGCCATGTCCATGCGGAACGCCAGGATCGGCGCCGCCGCCGTCCTGGAGGGGGACGAACTGGTCGGAATCTTCTCCGAACGGGATGTCATGGTGAGAGTCGTCGTACCGCGGTTGGATCCCGAAGCCACGACCGTTCGCGATGTCATGACCACGGCCGTGCAGACGGTTGGGGAAGAGGCGGAAGCGGGAGAAGCCCTGGAACTCATGGTCGCCCGGCACATCCGGCACCTGCCGGTGGTGAACTCGGAGAATCGCGTCACCGGACTCTTGTCGGTTCGCAATCTGCTCCAGCATCACATCGAGGAACTGGCGGATCAGCTGAATTCCCTGGAAGCCTACTTCAGCGCGGACGGCCCGGGCGGGTAG
- a CDS encoding type II toxin-antitoxin system RelE/ParE family toxin gives MGFSVVRSTTFFRWLKGLRDKRAQARIIVRIDRIEEGNFGDHRTVGKGVSEMRIPVGKGYRVYYTIRKMTVVILLCGGAKSSQTRDIRRAHQMAGEL, from the coding sequence GTGGGTTTCTCGGTCGTCAGAAGTACGACCTTTTTCCGTTGGTTGAAGGGACTACGCGACAAGCGCGCCCAAGCACGAATTATCGTTCGGATAGATCGTATCGAGGAAGGCAATTTCGGTGATCACAGAACCGTGGGCAAGGGCGTCAGCGAAATGCGCATTCCCGTCGGCAAGGGTTACCGGGTCTACTACACGATTCGGAAGATGACGGTGGTGATTTTGCTGTGTGGCGGTGCCAAGTCGAGCCAGACCCGAGATATACGGCGGGCTCATCAAATGGCGGGCGAACTCTGA
- a CDS encoding rhomboid family intramembrane serine protease, whose product MKTEFNWTQPRIVVKRTLLSQKPAENSGLIAAAIAMVILFVTILVWRDSPGLMRLSAAVPSRVLDEHEYWRLFSAMAVHSDWKHLFSNLPFVVFFGYLLYGYFGFGVYPLGVTVLGALTNYLSLLTYPPEVHLVGASGMTHVMGGFWLTAYILVERSLPMKKRVLRSLGVALILFLPSAVQPEISYRAHAIGLLLGIVAAAVFFQRYKRRIRAAEVLEIEEDDDASGLVVM is encoded by the coding sequence ATGAAGACGGAATTCAACTGGACACAGCCGCGGATCGTCGTCAAGAGGACCCTCCTCTCGCAGAAGCCGGCCGAGAACAGCGGCCTGATCGCGGCCGCCATCGCCATGGTCATCCTGTTCGTGACCATTCTGGTCTGGAGGGACTCTCCCGGCCTCATGCGACTCTCGGCCGCCGTGCCCTCCCGGGTCCTGGACGAGCACGAATATTGGCGGCTGTTTTCCGCTATGGCCGTCCATTCCGACTGGAAGCACCTGTTCTCCAATCTTCCCTTCGTGGTCTTCTTCGGCTACCTCCTTTACGGCTATTTCGGGTTCGGAGTCTATCCCTTGGGCGTCACCGTTCTGGGCGCCCTCACCAACTACCTCTCGCTACTGACCTATCCCCCCGAGGTTCACCTGGTGGGGGCATCGGGCATGACCCACGTGATGGGCGGATTCTGGTTGACCGCCTATATCCTGGTGGAGCGGAGCCTCCCCATGAAGAAACGCGTGCTGCGAAGCCTGGGTGTGGCTCTGATCCTCTTCCTGCCCTCGGCTGTTCAACCGGAGATCAGCTACCGGGCCCACGCCATCGGACTGTTGCTGGGCATCGTCGCGGCGGCGGTCTTTTTCCAGCGCTACAAGCGCCGGATCCGGGCGGCGGAAGTCCTGGAGATCGAGGAAGATGACGACGCCTCCGGGCTGGTCGTCATGTGA
- a CDS encoding putative addiction module antidote protein, translating to MSKETYSPWDSAELLNNDDVVIEYLKAALEENDPEFFVKALGNVARANGMTLIAAKTNLARQSLYKALSGERDPRIGTVMKVLGALGVQLSVTPKLRTGPDVTMSHSGGL from the coding sequence ATGAGCAAGGAGACTTATTCGCCTTGGGATAGCGCTGAACTTCTCAATAACGATGACGTAGTCATTGAATACCTGAAGGCCGCTCTCGAAGAAAACGATCCCGAGTTCTTTGTTAAGGCCCTTGGCAATGTTGCTCGCGCCAACGGCATGACATTGATCGCTGCAAAGACCAACTTGGCACGCCAAAGCTTGTACAAAGCACTGTCCGGTGAACGCGATCCTCGGATCGGAACTGTTATGAAGGTCCTTGGTGCGCTTGGCGTGCAGTTGTCCGTTACACCGAAACTTCGCACTGGTCCGGATGTGACGATGTCACATTCCGGGGGTCTGTGA
- a CDS encoding TonB-dependent receptor codes for MLWLPLALFALLTPPQEKEPSEEETPKGSHETVVVTASRQEQPLLESTALVTVLSREELRESPALVLDDALRQIPGFSLFRRSSSMISHPTTQGVSLRGIGPSGTSRTLVLFDGIPWNDPFGGWVYWNRIPRTALDSVEVVRGATSPLYGSTGLGGTIQLRPARNQRRLDVRGVLGDHRYADLDLAASDQVGDWGYLASARVLDTDGFFIIDEALRGEVDTPANSRFETFFGRVSYKRFHVGVNTFRERRSNGTHLQQNNSRIALLETGVEGDAWQGRFYVQSGLFKNTFSRILPGRSQEFVTARQEFPTLGTGGSLTWNPRGQLLVGTDWRRVSWQDRVQNLAGLFVQQTVPVHNRLDLQLGARTDWWQGRTTETSLNPRLGILLRGARWLTLRSSAYRGFRAPTLNELYRPFRVGNVLTAENPDLGEEHLWGGELGADLHPSGAVLVRINGFWNSLRDPVGNATISVGPRFIQRQRQNLGQVRVRGLELETGLQGDLPWSLRMGYLYARTEVRETGLRLPQVPRHQLTAEVRYDGPFTASLQGRWVGDQFEDDRNTMVLERFFLLGASVRKPLGESLEIFLAVENLLDRDYVVRLTPLPSLGIPRLVYAGIQLRLR; via the coding sequence ATGCTCTGGCTACCGTTGGCTCTGTTCGCTCTCCTGACTCCTCCTCAGGAGAAGGAACCATCAGAAGAGGAGACGCCGAAGGGTTCTCACGAGACCGTCGTCGTCACGGCGAGCCGGCAGGAGCAGCCTCTCCTCGAGAGTACCGCTCTGGTCACCGTCCTTTCCCGGGAGGAACTGCGCGAGTCTCCGGCTCTGGTCCTGGACGACGCTCTGCGCCAGATCCCCGGGTTCAGCCTCTTTCGGCGCAGCAGCAGCATGATCTCCCATCCCACGACCCAGGGCGTCTCCTTGCGGGGCATCGGCCCCTCAGGAACCAGCCGCACGCTGGTCCTGTTCGACGGCATCCCCTGGAACGATCCCTTCGGCGGATGGGTCTACTGGAACCGGATACCCCGCACGGCCCTGGACAGCGTGGAGGTGGTGCGGGGAGCCACGAGTCCGCTGTACGGGAGCACCGGGTTGGGAGGGACCATCCAGCTTCGTCCGGCCCGAAACCAGCGCCGGTTGGACGTCCGGGGCGTGCTGGGGGACCACCGCTACGCCGACCTGGATCTGGCCGCGTCGGACCAGGTGGGAGACTGGGGATATCTGGCCTCGGCGCGGGTCCTGGACACCGACGGGTTCTTCATCATCGACGAGGCGCTCCGGGGAGAGGTGGACACGCCGGCCAACAGCCGGTTCGAGACCTTCTTCGGCCGGGTCTCCTACAAGCGGTTCCACGTCGGCGTCAACACTTTTCGCGAACGGCGCAGCAACGGGACTCATCTCCAGCAGAACAATTCCCGGATCGCACTCCTGGAGACGGGAGTCGAGGGCGATGCCTGGCAGGGCCGCTTCTACGTCCAGTCGGGCCTCTTCAAGAACACCTTCTCCCGGATTCTTCCCGGCCGCTCCCAGGAATTCGTGACCGCCCGGCAGGAGTTTCCCACGCTGGGCACCGGAGGGTCGCTGACCTGGAATCCGCGGGGTCAACTGCTGGTGGGGACCGACTGGAGACGAGTCAGTTGGCAGGACCGGGTGCAGAACCTGGCCGGCCTGTTCGTCCAGCAGACCGTTCCCGTCCACAACCGGCTGGACCTGCAGCTCGGAGCCCGGACGGACTGGTGGCAGGGCCGCACCACCGAGACCTCGCTGAATCCCCGCCTGGGCATCCTGTTGCGGGGCGCCCGGTGGCTGACCCTGCGCAGCTCGGCCTACCGTGGATTCCGGGCTCCCACGCTGAACGAGCTCTATCGCCCCTTCCGGGTGGGCAACGTCCTGACCGCCGAGAATCCCGATCTGGGCGAGGAGCACCTCTGGGGGGGAGAGCTGGGAGCGGATTTGCATCCGTCGGGCGCCGTGCTGGTCCGGATCAACGGCTTCTGGAACTCGCTACGGGACCCGGTGGGGAACGCCACGATTTCAGTGGGTCCCCGGTTCATTCAGCGGCAGCGGCAGAATCTGGGGCAGGTGCGGGTCCGGGGTCTGGAGCTGGAGACGGGGCTGCAGGGAGACTTGCCGTGGAGCCTGCGGATGGGCTATCTCTACGCCCGGACCGAGGTCCGGGAGACGGGGCTGAGGCTCCCCCAGGTCCCCCGCCATCAGCTCACGGCGGAGGTCCGTTACGACGGGCCGTTCACGGCCTCGCTACAGGGACGATGGGTCGGGGACCAGTTCGAGGACGATCGCAACACCATGGTTCTGGAGCGCTTCTTCCTCCTGGGCGCCAGCGTACGAAAACCGTTGGGCGAATCGTTGGAGATTTTTCTGGCCGTGGAGAACCTTCTGGACCGGGATTACGTGGTGCGGCTGACGCCGCTGCCTTCACTGGGCATCCCGCGCCTGGTCTATGCCGGCATTCAGCTCCGGCTGAGGTAG